One Alnus glutinosa chromosome 13, dhAlnGlut1.1, whole genome shotgun sequence genomic window, ccgattcttcacttggcaggagcaactttgaactctagaaatgaccaaatcgcccttgttgtattttcaggtctaattcaggtgtgttgaactagatttcaattaagacctgaaaataagacaaaacacaaaaactacaacaacactttatatatacaacaagaactaggtctaacaaatgcaaattaaggggtcttgaatcgaataattcaagacttatcaattagtgattacaatcaaattaatctcatatattttcctACTAAATCCAATCATAATTATATaaagaatatattctctaacacacTTGATTGGATAAGTGGTTGGccagctcaatttttatttgatcaggtgGTCCCACAAATGGTATCTCATGATTATCTGTTGGAATCCtcttaatttgagaggatccaaGTCCCGTTGACTCAATGGTTATCATTTTCTACATTCGAGCCCCCGTTAAGTTGAAACCGATCTTTTGAGCAGCCTCCAAAGGAAGCACCTAACTCAACCTGATCCATAAGAAAAGGAACGTGAAATATTAAACCTTGAATTTATCCCTCAATGGTGTGTTTATCCTTAAAAAAACCCATATGTCTTTACTATTTACTCTATTAGATCAGTAATCTCTCGCCCGTACACCCGAAAAACTCATCTTCATCTCCATTGTAGGTATTCTCGATCCGGTATAAACAGTAGATGCTCATGAGTTTCAGCATCACATATATAGAACACACTTGATCTGTGAAAGAACAccctaatattttttctttcttttttttttttttataatgttttttttataaaaaaaaaagtgaacacAAAAAATTTCCCTTTGGTCCCTTCtcccaaaactttaaaaatatctcttgttttccttaaaatttatttatttattttttaaacaattatttaactccctaaaaaaatttaaaaatatctcCCAAATGTCTAAAAATAATCTCACTGAGATCCTAATGCTACCCACATTCACACTTTCTCACATTTCTGTGGGTGatttttaaaactattattagataaaaatttcgataaaaatctattttaaatttaatggtaattttaaaagttacaaaaGATAATGTAAAAATGAGTGTAAGAAAGTGAGAGTATGTGTAGTGTTactaaaaaattggaaaaagaaaagtcccCTTCTTAGTCTCCAAAAAGCCAGAAAAAACCTTGTGACATCTCtaaaattgataataaaaaaaaaaaaaaaaaaaaaaaaaaaaaaaaaaccctagtaACTTCAAAATCTAGAAAAATACATCATATATGaaacccataaaaaaattaatcattacaaTATTTATAATCCTTATTTTAGCTGTCCGGtttcattattctatttaaatatttttacttaGAAATTGTTTTATTCCTTCTTTATTGAGAAGAGAAGGTtagaaattaaagaatattttattttcccaTTGAGTAAATGAGCAgcattcaccaaattttgtaaaCACGGTATCAGTTCACTAAATAtttctttaaagagaaatgttatatactatatttctATCACACTCTTATTTTATTGGGCTGATGTGACAGTTTTCATTAACTCTTGGATCAgttcttgttgaaaaaaaaaattcaagaattgATAGACACTGCCACAACAAATCATCAACCGACTGCAATCCGAATAAgataaaagtataatttatagcattactcttcggGTGGATTTAACATTGCGATTccgtaaaaaaaatgtaatttcaaattaaatcgcaaaaaaataaataatttaaaattgcttttttttttttttaaattaggaGGTTACCAAAAACCTCAAACCTCTGCATCCAAACATCCACAGTCCCAACAAAGACAGCAATGCACCTGCGCGCAAATTCCGTACCCAAACAAAATGGGGAAATGCTAAAGATCTTCCTCTCATCCTCTctttatcaccctcttttccttaaaaaaattgatttttattataaaagggtgataaggggatgaggggaggatgtgtagaagctctcAACAAAATGTCGATGCCCGTTCTTCAAGCTTCGATGCCTCTGCACACGCTCTCCAAAAGACTCTCCCTTTCCTCTGCTCTCACTCTGCTTCACACTCACCATTCACGTTCTAACTAACCATTCACGTTCATGATATCTTTCCAACATAAAACTTAATTCTTGTTCACTCGCGAGTGAATATTCGTCGGTTTTGAACGGCTTTTAGGTGAAACTTGCTGGAAGAGATATGATAAGTTGTCTCTAGgagttttgttttattattaagtcaccaaaaagaaagatatatttTCTGGGAAAATGTTAGTGGAATCATTTTCGGTGAAAAAGGTTTGTGTAGTGCTTTTCTTTGGACTGGCTGTTGTTGGGAGGGAATATCGATAACTTTCGAAGGATGAACTTGAAATTTAGATTTAGTGAGCCTTTGGTAACCTATTAGCAGAAGTGATTTTGTGCTAAATGACCGGTTATCCCAAAAGAGAACAATTTTGTGTTTGTGTAGGGGTGTAGACTTTCCGTTAAATAGGCCTAAcgcgtgaaatatttaacttaGATGAGACATTTTCTGCTTTGATACTATTTTAAATCATCagttatcctaaaagcttaaagtTACAGGAAAAAGTgaatttaattgatattctaACAGTTTGAATGACAAAATTAGTTTTTGAAGAAGTGCCAATTTCCAATTTTTCCAAAATTGCTTTTTGGGGCACAAAATCACTTTTCGTATAAGTACCAACAAACAAACCCTTAATTCATGCTTGGCCATTTGGTGTTgcttagatggttcctggttttGCAGGACTGCTATTAATTCCTCCTTGTTCAAGCAGTGGTTAAGGAACTTGCAAAGTGAAACTGGAATTTTAGCTGACAATGCCATGTCTCTGAAACGTGTACTTATCCAGGTAGCTATTCTCATACAGATTCATACACATATAGGTATGTAGGAATGTATGCATATGTCAATCCTAATTTGTAACATTCCAGTATTAACTTCTACTGAATTGTTGCTCGAGATTTGTTATTATCTTTTGATGCATTAGATAAGTTACtgagattgtgatttccatCGTCccttttattcttatttttataacaGTCATAATGGAGACTGTAATGTTTTTTCTGACATTTTCTTGTTGGTACCAGGGAGTAGATATGTTTGGAGAGCGCATTGGGTTTCTCAAGTTCAAAGCTGACATTTTTGATAAGGAAACAGGAAAAAAGTATGTAGTCATCTCCATGCACTGTTCTGAATCTAAATTAATTAGattcatttttttaagttaaagaCTGGATATTTAACTATGTTCAATTCGTGTTTGTTGTGCCTCTTGTTTTATCCCGTCTAGCAGAATAGCCTCACTCATGTTCGACGGTCGTTCTTGATTTTCTCCTTTTGTAGCTAGATGAACTTGAGGCTTCATATGTCCTGCCTTGGGAAATATATATCTCGTCTGTTGTGGCAATCTTCATACTGTGCATCCATTGCTTCATCCTCTGTTTCTGTTTGGAACTAAAATGTGCTTAGGTTCCAGGTATTGTATTTGCACGAGGACCGGCTGTAGCCATACTGATCCTCTTGGAGTCGGATGGTGAGATTTATGCTGTTCTTACTGAACaggttgttttttttcttcctgttgTACACTACTCTTCTTTATGAAACCTTacctaaaatttattgaaaacataaatattattatatatattagagatTGATCTGAGATGAGCACTACACTGATACACAACCCAGACCTTATTGGAAGTTCTTACatgtatatagggttagggtccCTGTTGGGAGGCTTATTTTGGAATTGCCTGCTGGAATGTTGGATGATGAAAAGGGTGATTTTGTTGGCACTGCGGCTCGAGAGGTCTCTCTCTGTTAGAGGATAAAATATATTCAGGTAAAGAATCCTCAAATCATGCAGAAAATCCTCCTTGTTTTCCTCTCCAATATTTTCCATGATTTCCTCCATGCTTTCCTCATCAATGTTCCTTGATTGTCTCCAGATTTTATGTCATGTTATGTGGGATGTACTCTCCTTAATAAGCCTATATATTGATGTATTTTGTGACCAAAATTATGTAATGAAATCAGTAAAGATGTAGTCCTTTGGCTTACCTgtgttcttcctttcttctcaTTTCCTTCTCTGTGTTTTGCCTTCTCTTTAATCTTCTaatactctctttctctcttgcaCAGAATACACGTACTAGAATGTGCATGCGTGTCTGTGCAGTGTATCTATCTTACCCTTTTTTCCTGTGCATGTAATCTCTATCATATCTGTTAATCTATATTATCACCCATCTACTAGTTTTGCAAAGTTTTAAATGTATGATTTTGATCTTCTGATTATGACAGGTTGAGGAGGAGACGGGTATACACATAAATCTAGAAGACATGGTTGATCTCACAGCCTTCCTGGATCCAGTAACTGGATGCAGAGTCTTTCCTTCTCCGGTAAGCTGGTGATGTTTGTTGTTCTGGTAAACGTTTCCGTTTTTCGAAGTTTGGATTGGAGGAATTAGTGCAAATAGAAACCAGGATTTCCAGATTCACTTGTTACAAAAGTGCCATTGAAGGTTACTTACCTAACAAAAAGTGTCATTGGGGTTTGGAGActgataattatataaaataattctaaaaataatttagtttattGGCATTCCAAGAATAGAAAGTCCAGGAATCATTGCTTAAGAGCACGTGTGTGCATAGAGTAGTTGAATCTAGAAAAGAGTACCAAGGAGGCCATCTCATTGGtgagaattttcttttattctttcaggTTCTCATATGAGTTCAGAAAGGGTTGAGTAGGGAAGGTGCATTCAATGTTAGGGAAATCATGCAAGTGAATAAGTTATTATGTGTAACATCAACTGCATCAGGAATAATTAGTGAGttgcatgtttttttattgCCTACAGCAAGAACATTGTTTACTGAGAAACAAATCCCTAAATAAATGGGTAGGATAAGCATTGGGTGTTAAGGTCAGGTTAGAACTCTGTATATATGTTATGACttcttgaagaaaatgaagaaattggCCTCTGTAATTCAGTTTATTGCTTTCACTTCCTTTGTCATGGCTAGGGAGGGTGCGATGAAGAAATTAGCCTGTTTCTGTACAGGGGGCATGTGGATAAAGAGGTCATCATGCAACTGCAAGGAAAAGAAACAGGTCTTCGTGACCATGGTGAGCTGATTAAGGTTCGTGTGGTTCCCTATAAAAACCTCTGGCGCATGACAGCCGATGCAAAGGTTCTAATGGCCATTGCTCTCTACGAAATGGCTAAGAGAGAAGGTCTACTGCCTCCATGAAGACCCAATTGCTTATTTTTCTAGACGCTAAACTTTTCATGTGGGGTCAGAGTACTCACCAACTTTTGGTTTATGGAATGATGGACCCTAATCATTCTAAATTCTGAAGGAATTTGTTCACCTGTTGCATAACATTGTTATTGTTACTGTTGTCAGATGAATGATCATTTCTTCGGTTTCCCTCGAATG contains:
- the LOC133854763 gene encoding nudix hydrolase 14, chloroplastic-like isoform X2 produces the protein MCLGSRYCICTRTGCSHTDPLGVGWVPVGRLILELPAGMLDDEKGDFVGTAAREVEEETGIHINLEDMVDLTAFLDPVTGCRVFPSPGGCDEEISLFLYRGHVDKEVIMQLQGKETGLRDHGELIKVRVVPYKNLWRMTADAKVLMAIALYEMAKREGLLPP
- the LOC133854763 gene encoding nudix hydrolase 14, chloroplastic-like isoform X1; protein product: MSLKRVLIQGVDMFGERIGFLKFKADIFDKETGKKVRVPVGRLILELPAGMLDDEKGDFVGTAAREVEEETGIHINLEDMVDLTAFLDPVTGCRVFPSPGGCDEEISLFLYRGHVDKEVIMQLQGKETGLRDHGELIKVRVVPYKNLWRMTADAKVLMAIALYEMAKREGLLPP
- the LOC133854763 gene encoding nudix hydrolase 14, chloroplastic-like isoform X3, which codes for MVRFMLFLLNRVPVGRLILELPAGMLDDEKGDFVGTAAREVEEETGIHINLEDMVDLTAFLDPVTGCRVFPSPGGCDEEISLFLYRGHVDKEVIMQLQGKETGLRDHGELIKVRVVPYKNLWRMTADAKVLMAIALYEMAKREGLLPP